Sequence from the Microbacterium sp. AZCO genome:
CACATGCTCCGCCCGCTCTTCCAGCGAGGCCAGCCGTACGTGGACGTCGCGTGGGGCGACGGGCCAGAGAAGGGCGTGCACCTCGTGACGCGCTCCGCCGTGCGGCTCTGGCACGTCGAGTGCAGCAATCCGGCGTGCAACATGGCCAGCTTCGCCCTCGGATCGGGGCATCCCGCGATCTGGCGGCACCGCAACCTCGATCGCGAGACGCACGAGTGGCTCGCGACGGAATTCGGCAAGATCCCCCTCGCGATGTACGCCCAGATCGCGAAGTCGGAGCGCGCCGGACAGGTCGTCGCGTTCCAGCCCGTGGACGGGATGCCTGCTCGGTACGCGAGTGCGGCCCCGCGATCGACGGCGCGCTTCGCGCTCTTCACGGGTGCGGAGAACCACGCGTTCCTTCCGCAGAGCCAGCGGGCCACCCACGCATACCTCGAACGCCACCAGCCGGGCCGCCACACGCTCCACGTCATCCCCGGGTACGGCCACGCCGACGTGTTCGTCGGGCATCGAGCGCACCTCGACGTCTTCCCCGCGATCATGGCGGAGCTCAACCGCCCCTCGGGAGCCTGAGCCGTCAGAGCAGGATGCGAACCTGCCGGGTAGGGCTCGTCGAGCCCAGCAGCCGTTCGGAGCCGCCGAAGACGGCGACCACGGTGTGGGGACCTCTGCTCAGCGCGGGCAACCGGAGGACTGCGGAGGCGGAGCCGGTTCCCACGACCGTCGTCGCGGGTCCGCTTCTGCCGTCGACGATGAGCGTGACGGTGCCGTCGACCTGACCGCCCGCGGGATCCGTGACGACCACGCGGGCGTTGACGGCTGTCCGCGAGGTGAGCGCGTAGCGCCGATCGAGGGTGAGCGCCGTCGTCGTGGCCTGCTTCTCCGCTACGACGAAGGAGTGGTTCCACAGGCGCGTCAGCACCTGGTCCGCTGACGTCGCGCCGCCGGACACCGTCGAGGTCGACTCGACGAACACCCTGAGCCGGTCGCCGGGTGCGGCGGCGATGCCGCTCGGGATGGTGAGACCCAGCACGGACCCGTCCGACGTCGCGGACACCTGCTCGGCGGGCACCGTCCCGCCCGAAGACCCTTCGATCCGGGCCTCGAGGCGAACGGCGGATCCGAGAGGGAACCAGATGCCCGCCGATCCCCGGATGCGGATGCGCTCACCCGGAGCGATCGCGATGTCGTCCGGCGCGCAGCATCCGTCGAGGGGGTCGCGTTCGGTGATTCTCGTCGCCTTCTCCGCAGAGTGATTCAGCGTCAGCTCAGCGGGGGCGCCGGCGTCACCCACGAGGGTCCACCTCGCCTCGGATCGGGATTCCATCTGAGTCACGCAGGACGCGGTATACAGCGCACCGTCATCGGAGATCGCGCCGGCCGGCACGTCCAGTCCGTGGTCGGTCGACCACCAGTCGTCCTCCCAGAGGCGCTCAGCGATCGTCGTGCCATCGCTTGCGACCAGCTTGCAGAACATCTCGGGGCCGGCCGGTCCGAAAGGCGGATCGAACAGGATCCTCGTCGTGTCCGATCCGATCGTGAGGAGACGACTCGGTGGTGATGGTGCGCCGTACTCGAAAATGAAGCTCGAGTCGCCGGAGTTCCCGGCGGGCAGGTCGATGGCGGGGACGGTCGGCGGCGCGGCGTTCGCGGTCGCGGCACTGCCTGCAACCAGGGCGATGGTCGTTGCGGCTGCGGCGAGCGAGACGCCCCAGCGGTGGCCGGGTGTCATGCGGACTCCCTGCGGTCGGCGGATCCGGTCAGAAGAGTGGAGCGTCTGGCCCAGTATGCCTCGCGGCTCGGCCGTCGACCAAGGGGTCATGAATTCTATGACCGCTGTCAGAGGTGCTTGAGCGCCTCGCGGGTGCTGAGCGGGCTCAGCTCGTGCGTGGAGACGAAACGGCGCACCCACTCGGGCTGCACGCGCGCGTACTCGCGCAGCGCCCAGCCGATCGCCTTGCGGATGAAGAACTCCCGGTCGGCTGTGTTCGGCTCGATGACGTCCGTGAGGAGAACGGGGTCGACGCGGTCGCGGCGGCCCAGCTGCGAGATGATCGCGACGCGCCGTATCCAGAAGTCGTCGTCACAACTCCATCGGCGCAGCAGTCCCGCCGTCTCCTCGGGCCGCTCGTCGAGCGCGTCGGCGAACCGGTGCGCCAGCTCGTCGGTGATGTCCCACCACTGCCCCGTGCGCACCATGTGCTCTGCGAGCGGGAGCACGGCCGGTTCCCCCTTCAGCGGCCGAAGTGCGAGCACGTGCATGGCCGCGTAGCGCTCTTCTCGATGGGATGCCCCGTCCCACAGTTCCCGCGCCGCCGCGAGCAGCGGCCCGGCATCCGTCTCGCCCGTGAACGCTGCGCGCGTGAGACGCCGCACCTCCGGCAGCGAAACGCCGTAGAAGGGCATGGTCGACTTCATGTACGCCTGCTGACCAGGAGCGCGCGCGGGGTCGCCCGCAGCGCGGAGCCGCGCGCGGATGTCCTCGACCGGGGTCACGCGGCAACCCTAGCCGTCGACGCGGCGCTGAGAAACGAAAAACCCCCGGCGAGCCGGGGGTTTCGGGTGGTGCGCGATACTGGGATCGAACCAGTGACCTCTTCCGTGTCAGGGAAGCGCGCTACCGCTGCGCCAATCGCGCCTAAAAGGCTGTTCAGTTAGAGGAGTGGAGGTGGCGACGGGATTCGAACCCGTGTAAACGGCTTTGCAGGCCGGTGCCTAGCCGCTCGGCCACGCCACCGCGTGTGGTTTGACCCCACGTGCCGTGACTCCCCTGAAGGGAATCCCTGCACTCGAGCGGATGACGAGACTCGAACTCGCGACCCTCACCTTGGCAAGGTGATGCGCTACCAACTGCGCTACATCCGCATTTCGTTCCCGGGATTCTCACCCGGGCACTTGAAAGACTCTATCCGATCCCCGCGCAGGTGCAAAACCGAGCGACCCCCGCGCGTGTCTTGCCGGCGATTCGTGGGACCCCGTCGCATCTAGTAGGATCATGACTCGGCCCCCACGGGCCACGGGCGATTGGCGCAGTTGGTAGCGCGCTTCCTTCACACGGAAGAGGTCATCAGTTCGAGTCTGGTATCGCCCACAGAAACCGAAAGCCCGGGCATCACCCGGGCTTTCGTCATCTCTCCCCCACGGTCCACCCGTAGCGCCGATGCAGCGCGTCCGCGACGATCGTGAACCTCTTCCGATCGAGGGCGGATGCCTCGCGGCGCATGCCGTCGGCATGCACGCTGTACAGCTGCTCGATGTCGACCCAGGAGGGGCGGCCCTTCGTGTCCCAGGGCCCGGAGCCGAGTGCGAGGAAGTCGCGGTCGCCGTCGTGCGATTTGCTCGTGAGTCGCACGGCGTACACGCGATCCGCGCTCTGCCTGCCGATGACGAGCACGGGCCGGTCCTTGCCGCGCCCGTCGTTCTCGGCGTAGGGCACCCACGTCCACACGATCTCCCCGGCATCCGGGTCGCCGTCGTGATCGGGCGCGTACGTGATCCTGAGACCGCCCGCGGGCGGGGGTGCGACGGCCGTCGTCGCGGCGGTCCCCGATCGTCCGGCCACGTCATGGGCCGGTGCGGCGGGGGCGGGTGCTGCGCGCTCGTGAGGCGTCGACGGCGTGCGAGAAGGCGTCAGGAGGCTCTTCAGGGCGCCCAGCAGGCTGCGACGAGGGCTCATGACCTCACACCCTAACCGGACGCGCGAGAGGGGCGCCGCGCGATGCGCGACGCCCCTCCCCTGCCGTATGCGGATCAGCCGCGGGCGTCGGTGAGGACGTAGCCCTCCTCGCCGTGCACGACCGTGTCGATGCCGGCGATCTCGTCCTCGTTCTTGACGCGGAAGCCGATCGTCTTCTGGATGATCCAGCCGATGGCGTACGCGAGCACGAACGAGTAGATCAGCACGGAGAAGGCGGCGATAGCCTGCACCATCAGCTGCGTGAAGCTGCCGCTGTAGATGAGGCCCGTGTTGTTGGCGAAGAAGCCGAGGAAGAGCGTTCCGATGAGACCGCCGACGAGGTGGACGCCCACGACGTCGAGCGAGTCGTCGAAGCCCCACTTGAACTTCAGGTCGATCGCGAGCGCGCACACCGCGCCGGCGATGAAGCCGAGCAGGATCGCCCACACCGGCAGCAGCGACGCACACGCCGGGGTGATGGCGACGAGGCCCGCGACGGCGCCCGAGGCGGCACCGACGGACGTCGGCTTGCCGTCGCGGATCTTCTCGACGACCAGCCACGCGAGCAGCGCCGCGGCAGGGGCGGCGATTGTGTTGACGAACGCGATCGCGGCGGTGTTGTCGGCGGCGAGCTCGGAGCCGGCGTTGAAGCCGAACCAGCCGAACCACAGCAGACCCGCGCCGAGCAGGACGAACGGCGGGTTGTGGGGAACCTGGATGCCCTTCTGGAAGCCGACGCGCTTGCCCAGGACGAGGGCGAGGGCGAGGGCTGCGGCACCGGCGTTGATGTGCACCGCCGTGCCGCCCGCGAAGTCGATCGCACCGACTCCGAACCAGGTCTGCATGCCGTAGGTGATCCAGCCGCCGTACGAGAAGCTGCCGTCGTCGGCGAGGCCGAAGTTGAAGACCCAGCTCGCGACCGGGAAGTAGACGATCGTCGCCCAGACGGCCGCGAAGATCATCCACGCGCCGAACTTGGCCCGGTCGGCGATGGCGCCGGAGACCAGGGCGACGGTGATGATCGCGAACGTGGCCTGGAAGGCTACGAAGGCGAGCGGCGGGTACGCGGCGCCGTCAGGAGCCTCGAGCAGGCTGGACAGCCCGAACTCCGCCGGGTCGATCGTCCACGGGAACTGGATCTGACCGACCGCGGTCGACGGGAATGCGATCGCGTAGCCGTAGAGCACCCAGAGCACCCCGATGAGACCCATCGCGCCGAAGCTCAGCATCATCATGCTGATCACGCTCTTGGCCTTCACGAGTCCGCCGTAGAAGAACGCCAGGCCGGGCGTCATCAGGAGAACCAGTGCGGCTGCTATGAGGATGAATGCGGTGTTGCCTTGATCCATCTCGGGAGGAACCTCTCTGCAGGGACGCAGGAAATCAGCGTCGGGTCCGCCCATTCTGACGAGCGCCGGTTACCGCGGCTTGGGGACGCTGTTTCGCATCGGTTACGCGAGGAGGCTGTGTGTAAACATCAGGTTTCCGGATGCCGCGAGTCGGCTACGGAACCGGTCTCACTCGTGCGTGAGCGCGACCAGACGCGAGATGGCCCGCAGGTACTTCTTGCGGTAGCCGCCGTGCAGCATCTCCTCGCCGAACACGAGGTCGAGCGAGGTGCCGGTGGCCCGGATCGGGATCTGCGCGTCGTAGGCGCGGTCGACGAAGGCGACGAACCGCAGCGCTGCGGACTGGTCGTCGAGCTCGACGACGTCGCGGAGGCCGATCCCGGCGAGTCCGTCGATGAGCCGGATGTAGCGGCTCGGATGCACGTGGGCGAGGTGCTCGACGAAGCGCGGGAAGGCGTCGTCGGACACGAGGCCGCGCGTCGAGGCATCCATCGTCGTCCGCTCGTACTCCGCGGGCGTCAGCACGGCGGCATGCCCGTCGATCGCTCGCTGGCGGTAGTCGGTGCCGTCGATGCGGATGGTCTGGAAGTTGGCGGCCATCGCGTGGATCTCGCGGAGGAAGTCCTGCGCCGCGAAGCGGCCTTCCCCGAGCGCGTTCGGCGGGGTGTTGGATGTCGCGGCCATGCGGGTGCCGCCCGAGACGAGCTCGCCGAGGAGCCGCGTCATGACCATCGTGTCGCCCGGGTCGTCGAGCTCGAACTCGTCGATGCAGAGGAGGTCGGCGCCGCGGAAGAGCTCGACGGTGTTCTGGTAGCCGAGTGCTCCGACGAGCGCCGTGTACTCGATGAACGATCCGAAGTACTTCCGTCGTGCCGGTAGCGCGTGGTAGATCGACGCCAGGAGGTGCGTCTTCCCGACGCCGAAGCCGCCGTCGAGGTACACGCCGGGCTTCACCTCGGGCCCCTTCTTGGCGCGGCGGAAGAAGCCGCCCTTCGCCGCCGGCTGGCCGAGGCCGGAGAAGGTCATGAGCAGATCCTTCGCCTCCTGCTGGGAGGGGAAGGCGGGGTCGGCGCGGTAGGAGTCGAACGTCGCGCCGTCGAACTGCGGCGGGGGCACGAGCGCCGCCACCATCTCGGCACCCGACACCTGCGGCGTGCGCTCCGTCAGGTGCACGATTCCGGCAGCCGTGGTGGTCATCTCGTCCTGTGTCGCCGTCTTACAAGGGTGGTGCGCCGCCCTGTGCGGGAATCTAGGGTCGAGGAGCGCGGTTCAACCCTACGCCGTCGCAGTGCACGCCCCGACCCGAGGAGCATCCCGTGTCCGTCGAGTTCGACACCTCGTCCGCCAAGTTCGCCGACTACTCCGATCCCGGACGGCTCGTGACCGGCGAGTGGCTCGAACAGCGGCTCGGACAGCCGGGTCTCGTGGTCGTCGAGTCCGACGAGGACGTGCTGCTCTACGAGACGGGCCACATCCCGGGCGCCGTCAAGGTCGACTGGCACACCGAGCTGAACGACCCGGTCGTGCGCGACTACGTCGACGGCGCGGGCTTCGCCGAGCTGCTGAGCCGCAAGGGCATCTCGCGCGACGACACCGTCGTCATCTACGGCGACAAGAACAACTGGTGGGCCGCGTACGCCCTCTGGGTGTTCTCGCTCTTCGGACACGAGGACGTCCGCCTGCTCGACGGCGGACGCGACAAGTGGATCTCCGAGGGGCGTCCGCTCACGACCGAGCCGGCCGGCCGAGAGGCGACGGAGTATCCGGTCGTCGAGCGCGACGACTCGACGCTGCGCGCGTACAAGGAGGACGTCCTCGCGCACCTCGGCAAGCCCCTCATCGACGTCCGCTCGCCCGAGGAGTACAACGGCTCCCGCACGTCGGCACCCGCCTACCCCGAAGAGGGCGCGCTGCGCGCGGGACACATCCCCACTGCGCAGAGCGTGCCGTGGGCGCGTGCCGTCGCCGCGGACGGCGGCTTCAAGCCTCGCGCCGAGCTCGACGCCATCTATCGCGGCGACGCGGGCCTGAAGGACGACGACGAGATCGTGGCCTATTGCCGCATCGGCGAGCGCTCGAGCCACACGTGGTTCGTGCTGCACCACCTGCTCGGCTTCGACAGCGTCCGCAACTACGACGGCTCCTGGACCGAGTGGGGCAGCGCCGTGCGCGTGCCGATCGTCACCGGCGACGAGCCGGGGGCACTCCCGGCCTGAGCCCGCGGCATCCCGGCGTGGGAGGATGGGAGCGATGACTGAGATCGCTCTTCCCGCGTCGCTCGCCGACATCCGCGAGGAGTTCCTCGAGCTGCCCGAGTCCGATCGGCTGCAGCTGCTCCTCGAGTTCTCGAACGAGCTGCCCGCCGTGCCCGCTGAGTACGACGGACACCCCGAGCTCGCCGAGCGCGTCGCCGAGTGCCAGTCGCCGGTCTACATCATCCTCGATGTCGACGCCGACGGCGTGGTCGCGATGCACGCGACAGCGCCCGCGGAGGCACCCACGACGCGCGGATTCGCCAGCATCCTGGTGCAGGGCCTCACCGGCCTCACGGCCGACGAGGTGCTGGCCGTGCCCGACGACTTCCCGCAGAGCATCGGCCTGACCCGCGCGGTCTCCCCCCTGCGCATCGCGGGGATGACGGGCATGCTGATGCGCGCGAAGCGGCAGGTGCGAACGAAGCTCGCGGCCTGATGACCGACGGCTCCCCCGCCGCCGCGGGCGTCGTCACGGAGGTCGTCCCGCGCACGCTCGCGACAGCCGAGGTCCGGTCTCCGGGAACGCATGCCTGGATGGCCGAGCGATATCGGCCGCCGACCCCTGACTACGTGCGCCTCAACCTCATCACGACCGTCACGGGCGCGACGGCAGGAGCCGACGGGACGAGCGAGACGATCACGTCGCGTACCGACCGCTACGTCCTCGGCGCGATCCGCCGCGCGGCGGACGTCGTAGTCGTCGGCGCCGAGACGGTCCGCGCCGAGGGCTACCTGCTGCCCAAGACCGCGCGACTGGCGATCGTGACGTCGACGGGCGACCTGGCGGGGCGCCTGCGCACGCAGGGTCGCGAAGACCGGCCGCCGGCGATCGTCCTGTGTCCTGCGACGCGCGTCGAGACGGTGCGGCATGCGGTTCGGGATGCCGCGGCCGAGGTCTGGGCGGTGCCCACGGACTCCGACCGGCTCTCCCCCGCCGCCATCGTCGCGACGCTCCGCGCGCACGGCCTCCGCGGGATCGTGTGCGAAGGCGGTCCGGCCCTCGCGACGCAGTTCGTGGATGCCGCCGTCGTCGACGAGATCTGCGTGACCGTGTCACCCGTGCTCGAGCGGTCGGGGCATCCCTTCGTCAGCCCGGCCGAGCGCACGGAATCGACGGTGGCGGGGATGCTGGTCGACGACGCGGGGTTCAGCTATCTGCGTCTGCGCCCGCGGGGATGAGGTCGTGCCGCGACAGCCAGGACCGGATGCTCCGGCTCCAGCGCTCCTGGTCGTAGTTCCACAGCTTCGTGTGGCGGGCGACCTCGAAGACCTGCATCTCGACGAGGTCGGGGCGGCGCACGACGAGATCGTGCGATGCGTCGGACGGCACGAATCCGTCGTCGTCGCTGTGCAGGATGAGGATGGGATGCCGGAGCTCATCGGCGCGCGAGACGACGTCGAGACGGTCGAACGGGATCGCGCTTCCCGTGCGGGTGAGGGGCGTCGCCCATTCGGACTGCAGGGCGCCGATCGCCAGGTCGGTGACGGCGTGCGGGATGCGCAGGAGCTTGGCCTGGTAGTCGAGCACGACCCGCCAGTCGACGACCGGAGACTCGAGCACGAGCCCTGCGATGAGCTCGCCGTGCGCCGAGTTGAGAGCGACCTGCAGCGCGATCGCCCCGCCCATCGACCACCCCATGAGGATGATGCGACGGGCGCCGCGGCGTCGGGCGAAGCCGATGGCGGCGTCGACGTCGCGCCACTCCGTCGCGCCCAGGGCGTAGGTGCCCGTGCGGCTGCGCGGCGCCTCGCCGTCGTTGCGGTACGAGACGACGAGCGACGTGATGCCCGCGGCATGGAAGAGCGGCACGGCGCGCAGGCACTCCTGGCGATTCGTGCCGCGCCCGTGGATCTGGATGACCCAGGTGTCGGTGGGCTCGACCGCCGGGAAGAGCCACGCGGGGCACGGCCCGACGGACGATCCGATGAGCTCCGGCGTGAAGGGAAGGTGCAGCTCGCCCGGCTGCGCGTAGTACCAGCCGCTGAAGGCCGCCTCCGCTGCGAGCTGAGACGTCGGCGGCACGTGGGTCAGCAGCTTGCGCTTCACGGTTCCGTCGTCCTGGCCGAGCACCGATCCGAGCTTCACGTACGACGCGGTTCCCGTCGTGAACAGGCCGTACCGGCCGGGCAGCTCGGTGTCGGGCGTCCGCGAGAGGGTGATGGTCTGCGCCGCCGTGTCGAGGTCGACGATGGTGATGTCGGCGCGTCGACGAGCGGGCGTCACGACCTCGCGCGCGATGCGGACCGACAGGAGGCCCAGGACGGTCAGAACGCCGGTCAACGCGAGGCTCAGGGTCACGAGAGCCGCGCGGATGCCGGCGATCAGGGCGGGGGTAGCGCCACGCGTCGCGGCGCGCCTGGGAGTGACCATCGAGCCCTCACTCTAGTCTGTCCGCGTGGCTGAGCTTCGACCCCCGGCGCCGCCGCCGTCGTTCGAGCGCGCGGCCGCCGACGTGCGCGACACGGCCTTCCGCGACGACCTCGTCGTGCGGGAGATCCCGTCGCCATCCGGGCTCGCGCCGCACGCACTCGCACTGGCCGGAGACGTGCGTCCCGACGATCGGGGCCAGGACTCGGCGTACGGTACAGGTAGATTCATCCTCCTTCACGACGAGGACGAGCCGGCTGCATGGGAAGGAGCGTGGCGCATCGTGTGCTTCGCCCAGGCGCCGCTGGAGCCGGAGATCGGCATCGACCCCATGCTCGCCGATGTGGCGTGGTCGTGGCTGATCGATGCCCTGGACTCCCGCGGAGCGGCCTATCACGCGGCGTCCGGCACCGCGACGAAGACGCTCTCGAAGGGCTTCGGGTCGCTCGCGGCCGAGGGCGACGGGGCGCAGATCGAGCTGCGCGCCTCGTGGTCGCCCGCCGGGCCCATCGGACCCCACGTGCAGGCGTGGGGCGAGCTCGTCTGCATGCTCGCCGGGCTCCCGCCCGGGTCGGAAGGGATCCCCGTCATCGGAGCAGGCAGGTCCCCGCGTGGCTGAGTACGACGTCATCGACGACCTCGCGGGACTCGAGGCCGCGGCATCCCGCCTCGCTCGAGGCACGGGGCCCGTGGCCGTCGACGTCGAGCGCGCCTCCGGCTTCCGCTACTCGCAGCGCGCCTACCTCGTGCAGGTGTTCCGTCGCGATTCGGGCATCTTCCTCTTCGACCCGCCCGCGATCGGCGACTTCTCCGCGCTGCAGGCGGCGATCGGCGATGCGGAATGGGTCTTCCACGCC
This genomic interval carries:
- a CDS encoding alpha/beta fold hydrolase: MVTPRRAATRGATPALIAGIRAALVTLSLALTGVLTVLGLLSVRIAREVVTPARRRADITIVDLDTAAQTITLSRTPDTELPGRYGLFTTGTASYVKLGSVLGQDDGTVKRKLLTHVPPTSQLAAEAAFSGWYYAQPGELHLPFTPELIGSSVGPCPAWLFPAVEPTDTWVIQIHGRGTNRQECLRAVPLFHAAGITSLVVSYRNDGEAPRSRTGTYALGATEWRDVDAAIGFARRRGARRIILMGWSMGGAIALQVALNSAHGELIAGLVLESPVVDWRVVLDYQAKLLRIPHAVTDLAIGALQSEWATPLTRTGSAIPFDRLDVVSRADELRHPILILHSDDDGFVPSDASHDLVVRRPDLVEMQVFEVARHTKLWNYDQERWSRSIRSWLSRHDLIPAGADADS
- the zapE gene encoding cell division protein ZapE, with amino-acid sequence MTTTAAGIVHLTERTPQVSGAEMVAALVPPPQFDGATFDSYRADPAFPSQQEAKDLLMTFSGLGQPAAKGGFFRRAKKGPEVKPGVYLDGGFGVGKTHLLASIYHALPARRKYFGSFIEYTALVGALGYQNTVELFRGADLLCIDEFELDDPGDTMVMTRLLGELVSGGTRMAATSNTPPNALGEGRFAAQDFLREIHAMAANFQTIRIDGTDYRQRAIDGHAAVLTPAEYERTTMDASTRGLVSDDAFPRFVEHLAHVHPSRYIRLIDGLAGIGLRDVVELDDQSAALRFVAFVDRAYDAQIPIRATGTSLDLVFGEEMLHGGYRKKYLRAISRLVALTHE
- a CDS encoding DUF3000 domain-containing protein; this translates as MAELRPPAPPPSFERAAADVRDTAFRDDLVVREIPSPSGLAPHALALAGDVRPDDRGQDSAYGTGRFILLHDEDEPAAWEGAWRIVCFAQAPLEPEIGIDPMLADVAWSWLIDALDSRGAAYHAASGTATKTLSKGFGSLAAEGDGAQIELRASWSPAGPIGPHVQAWGELVCMLAGLPPGSEGIPVIGAGRSPRG
- a CDS encoding dihydrofolate reductase family protein; translation: MTDGSPAAAGVVTEVVPRTLATAEVRSPGTHAWMAERYRPPTPDYVRLNLITTVTGATAGADGTSETITSRTDRYVLGAIRRAADVVVVGAETVRAEGYLLPKTARLAIVTSTGDLAGRLRTQGREDRPPAIVLCPATRVETVRHAVRDAAAEVWAVPTDSDRLSPAAIVATLRAHGLRGIVCEGGPALATQFVDAAVVDEICVTVSPVLERSGHPFVSPAERTESTVAGMLVDDAGFSYLRLRPRG
- a CDS encoding sulfurtransferase, which gives rise to MSVEFDTSSAKFADYSDPGRLVTGEWLEQRLGQPGLVVVESDEDVLLYETGHIPGAVKVDWHTELNDPVVRDYVDGAGFAELLSRKGISRDDTVVIYGDKNNWWAAYALWVFSLFGHEDVRLLDGGRDKWISEGRPLTTEPAGREATEYPVVERDDSTLRAYKEDVLAHLGKPLIDVRSPEEYNGSRTSAPAYPEEGALRAGHIPTAQSVPWARAVAADGGFKPRAELDAIYRGDAGLKDDDEIVAYCRIGERSSHTWFVLHHLLGFDSVRNYDGSWTEWGSAVRVPIVTGDEPGALPA
- a CDS encoding Ig-like domain-containing protein codes for the protein MTPWSTAEPRGILGQTLHSSDRIRRPQGVRMTPGHRWGVSLAAAATTIALVAGSAATANAAPPTVPAIDLPAGNSGDSSFIFEYGAPSPPSRLLTIGSDTTRILFDPPFGPAGPEMFCKLVASDGTTIAERLWEDDWWSTDHGLDVPAGAISDDGALYTASCVTQMESRSEARWTLVGDAGAPAELTLNHSAEKATRITERDPLDGCCAPDDIAIAPGERIRIRGSAGIWFPLGSAVRLEARIEGSSGGTVPAEQVSATSDGSVLGLTIPSGIAAAPGDRLRVFVESTSTVSGGATSADQVLTRLWNHSFVVAEKQATTTALTLDRRYALTSRTAVNARVVVTDPAGGQVDGTVTLIVDGRSGPATTVVGTGSASAVLRLPALSRGPHTVVAVFGGSERLLGSTSPTRQVRILL
- a CDS encoding alpha/beta fold hydrolase; this encodes MTTTITAARRAQVDEHHFIKADDGVPLTLIHVRGPVAPTKPPVLLVHGAGMRAESFRPPAIRSIVDVLLADGWDVWLFNWRGSTDLDALPWTLDDVARFDHPAAVRHIVAETGADSIKAIAHCQGSTSLSMAVVAGLVPQIDTVVSNGVSLHPVVPRFTKVKLHMLRPLFQRGQPYVDVAWGDGPEKGVHLVTRSAVRLWHVECSNPACNMASFALGSGHPAIWRHRNLDRETHEWLATEFGKIPLAMYAQIAKSERAGQVVAFQPVDGMPARYASAAPRSTARFALFTGAENHAFLPQSQRATHAYLERHQPGRHTLHVIPGYGHADVFVGHRAHLDVFPAIMAELNRPSGA
- a CDS encoding type II toxin-antitoxin system PemK/MazF family toxin, yielding MSPRRSLLGALKSLLTPSRTPSTPHERAAPAPAAPAHDVAGRSGTAATTAVAPPPAGGLRITYAPDHDGDPDAGEIVWTWVPYAENDGRGKDRPVLVIGRQSADRVYAVRLTSKSHDGDRDFLALGSGPWDTKGRPSWVDIEQLYSVHADGMRREASALDRKRFTIVADALHRRYGWTVGER
- a CDS encoding ammonium transporter, giving the protein MDQGNTAFILIAAALVLLMTPGLAFFYGGLVKAKSVISMMMLSFGAMGLIGVLWVLYGYAIAFPSTAVGQIQFPWTIDPAEFGLSSLLEAPDGAAYPPLAFVAFQATFAIITVALVSGAIADRAKFGAWMIFAAVWATIVYFPVASWVFNFGLADDGSFSYGGWITYGMQTWFGVGAIDFAGGTAVHINAGAAALALALVLGKRVGFQKGIQVPHNPPFVLLGAGLLWFGWFGFNAGSELAADNTAAIAFVNTIAAPAAALLAWLVVEKIRDGKPTSVGAASGAVAGLVAITPACASLLPVWAILLGFIAGAVCALAIDLKFKWGFDDSLDVVGVHLVGGLIGTLFLGFFANNTGLIYSGSFTQLMVQAIAAFSVLIYSFVLAYAIGWIIQKTIGFRVKNEDEIAGIDTVVHGEEGYVLTDARG
- a CDS encoding DNA alkylation repair protein codes for the protein MTPVEDIRARLRAAGDPARAPGQQAYMKSTMPFYGVSLPEVRRLTRAAFTGETDAGPLLAAARELWDGASHREERYAAMHVLALRPLKGEPAVLPLAEHMVRTGQWWDITDELAHRFADALDERPEETAGLLRRWSCDDDFWIRRVAIISQLGRRDRVDPVLLTDVIEPNTADREFFIRKAIGWALREYARVQPEWVRRFVSTHELSPLSTREALKHL
- a CDS encoding SufE family protein, encoding MTEIALPASLADIREEFLELPESDRLQLLLEFSNELPAVPAEYDGHPELAERVAECQSPVYIILDVDADGVVAMHATAPAEAPTTRGFASILVQGLTGLTADEVLAVPDDFPQSIGLTRAVSPLRIAGMTGMLMRAKRQVRTKLAA